The proteins below are encoded in one region of Methanomassiliicoccus luminyensis B10:
- a CDS encoding ATP-binding protein: protein MEQKYLGRIADKVLRASLEASGAVLIEGPKWCGKTRTAEEVAASTLYMQDPDHTESYLQAAGVKPSLLLEGETPRLIDEWQMAPVLWDAVRFAVDRRRKSGQFILTGSAVPRDNAVKHTGTGRISRMLMRPMSLFESLESNGAISLSALFSGTVGGECLSTLSVERLAFALARGGWPASVVEPKSNIALRRVYDYVESVIGVDVQRADGVKKSPARVRALMRSLARNVSTQASLATIRDDIAGDESAITERTMASYLSILRRIFVVEDLPAWNPALRSKTPLRTAPKRHFVDPSIAAAVLRASPEKLLSDFNTFGLLFESLCVRDLRVYAQALDGEVFHYRDKSGLEADAVIHLKDGRWGAVEVKMGAVEIETAARNLMKLKEKVDLDKMKEPSFLMVLTATELGYRRDDGVYVVPIGCLRE from the coding sequence ATGGAACAAAAATATCTGGGACGGATCGCCGATAAGGTGTTGAGGGCCTCCCTGGAGGCCTCTGGCGCGGTCCTGATCGAAGGGCCCAAATGGTGCGGGAAGACCAGGACCGCCGAAGAGGTGGCCGCGAGCACACTGTACATGCAGGACCCCGACCATACCGAGAGCTACCTACAGGCCGCCGGCGTGAAACCATCACTGCTGCTGGAGGGAGAGACACCGCGGCTTATCGACGAGTGGCAGATGGCCCCGGTGCTGTGGGACGCGGTCCGTTTCGCCGTGGACCGGCGAAGGAAGAGCGGGCAGTTCATATTGACCGGTTCGGCCGTCCCCCGGGATAATGCGGTGAAGCATACCGGCACGGGCAGGATATCCCGGATGCTCATGCGACCCATGAGCCTCTTCGAGTCATTGGAATCGAACGGCGCCATTTCGCTCAGCGCGCTGTTCAGCGGGACTGTCGGCGGGGAATGCCTGTCTACACTCTCCGTCGAACGGCTGGCCTTCGCGCTGGCCCGCGGGGGCTGGCCCGCTTCCGTGGTCGAGCCCAAGAGCAATATCGCGCTCCGGCGCGTCTACGACTACGTGGAATCGGTCATCGGTGTCGATGTCCAACGAGCGGACGGAGTGAAGAAAAGCCCGGCCCGCGTTCGCGCGCTCATGCGCTCGCTGGCGAGGAACGTATCGACCCAGGCGAGCTTGGCGACCATCCGCGACGATATCGCGGGGGACGAGAGCGCCATAACCGAAAGGACGATGGCTTCCTATCTAAGCATCCTTCGGCGCATCTTCGTGGTAGAGGACCTTCCCGCCTGGAACCCGGCCCTGCGCTCCAAGACCCCTCTGCGGACCGCCCCGAAGCGCCATTTTGTCGATCCATCCATCGCTGCGGCGGTCCTGCGAGCCTCGCCGGAGAAGCTGCTGAGCGACTTCAACACGTTCGGCCTGCTGTTCGAATCGCTTTGCGTCCGTGATCTGCGGGTGTACGCCCAGGCCCTGGACGGCGAGGTCTTCCATTACCGGGACAAGAGCGGGCTGGAGGCCGATGCCGTCATTCACCTTAAGGACGGGCGATGGGGCGCGGTCGAGGTAAAGATGGGCGCCGTGGAGATTGAGACCGCCGCCCGGAACCTGATGAAACTAAAGGAAAAGGTGGACCTGGACAAGATGAAGGAACCATCCTTCCTCATGGTGCTGACCGCCACTGAGCTGGGCTACCGCCGTGATGACGGCGTGTATGTGGTGCCGATAGGATGTTTGCGCGAATGA
- a CDS encoding DUF190 domain-containing protein, whose amino-acid sequence MDLQEKAIRLKIYVGESDQYGGLPAYKAVVHYLRERGIWGATVTKGVYGYGKKSLLHATNPLRLSTDLPVVIDAVDSERKIQSVLPKVREIARDGLITLDEVTVVSMISSDER is encoded by the coding sequence ATGGACCTTCAGGAAAAGGCGATCAGGCTGAAGATATATGTGGGAGAGTCGGACCAGTATGGCGGTCTGCCGGCCTATAAGGCAGTGGTCCACTACCTCAGGGAGAGAGGGATATGGGGAGCGACCGTGACCAAGGGCGTTTACGGCTACGGGAAGAAGAGCCTGTTGCACGCGACCAATCCTTTGCGGCTCTCCACTGATCTGCCGGTCGTCATCGACGCGGTCGATTCGGAGAGAAAGATACAATCGGTGCTGCCGAAGGTACGCGAGATCGCCAGGGATGGCCTCATCACTCTCGACGAGGTCACGGTCGTGAGCATGATCTCGTCCGATGAGAGATGA
- a CDS encoding four-helix bundle copper-binding protein codes for MQSCIDECANCHQACMETISYCYELGNEYAGSAHMRLLYDCAQLCATLQDTATLHSPSSIPMSLVVAEVCKRCAKSCESFKGDRPMEKCGRVCRSCADACSALASGKIIME; via the coding sequence ATGCAATCATGCATCGATGAGTGCGCGAACTGCCACCAGGCTTGCATGGAAACGATCTCCTACTGCTACGAGCTCGGCAACGAATATGCCGGGTCGGCGCACATGAGGCTTCTCTACGACTGCGCCCAGCTGTGTGCGACCCTGCAGGACACCGCGACCTTGCATTCTCCCTCCTCCATCCCGATGTCATTGGTGGTGGCGGAGGTATGCAAGCGTTGCGCCAAGAGCTGCGAGAGCTTCAAGGGCGACCGCCCCATGGAAAAATGCGGGAGGGTATGCAGGAGCTGCGCGGACGCCTGCTCCGCCCTCGCTTCAGGGAAGATCATCATGGAGTAG
- a CDS encoding EFR1 family ferrodoxin (N-terminal region resembles flavodoxins. C-terminal ferrodoxin region binds two 4Fe-4S clusters.) translates to MIFYFSATGNSKHVASRIAAGMGEDIVAIADCVKEQKLTFEAEEGEKIGFVAPVYFWGLPSTVRDFLEDLELRILTPRRPYIYHVATFGTTTGQAGRMVDEVLRKKGLSLDGRFSVRMPDTWTPVFDLTDRSRIEKMNREAEKEIAEVVENIRRGSVGDLSRRKVPLALVRLYYPRYETYRRTQNFTVEDSCIGCGLCARKCPAEAIEMREGRPAWVKEKCVLCLGCLHRCPKFSIQYGKGTKKHGQYINPNVEM, encoded by the coding sequence ATGATCTTCTATTTCTCGGCCACGGGGAACAGCAAGCATGTCGCTTCGAGGATCGCGGCAGGGATGGGGGAAGACATCGTCGCCATCGCGGACTGTGTGAAGGAGCAGAAGCTCACCTTCGAGGCGGAAGAAGGGGAGAAGATCGGCTTCGTCGCTCCGGTCTATTTCTGGGGCCTGCCCTCCACAGTACGCGACTTCCTTGAGGATCTGGAGCTTCGGATCCTCACCCCTCGCCGCCCCTACATCTATCATGTGGCCACCTTCGGAACGACCACGGGCCAGGCTGGCCGGATGGTCGACGAGGTCCTGAGGAAAAAAGGCCTGTCGCTGGACGGCAGGTTCAGCGTTCGGATGCCCGACACATGGACTCCGGTCTTCGATCTCACTGACCGAAGCAGGATCGAGAAGATGAACCGCGAGGCCGAAAAGGAGATCGCGGAGGTCGTCGAGAACATCAGGCGAGGGTCCGTTGGTGACCTCAGCCGCCGAAAGGTGCCCCTAGCCTTGGTCAGGCTCTACTATCCCCGTTATGAGACTTATCGAAGGACGCAAAACTTCACGGTGGAGGACAGTTGCATCGGGTGCGGGCTGTGCGCGAGGAAGTGCCCGGCGGAGGCCATCGAGATGCGGGAGGGAAGGCCGGCATGGGTCAAGGAGAAGTGCGTGCTTTGCCTGGGGTGCCTGCACCGCTGCCCGAAGTTCTCGATCCAGTACGGGAAGGGGACCAAGAAGCACGGTCAATATATCAACCCGAACGTGGAAATGTAG
- a CDS encoding proline dehydrogenase family protein yields MEDRWVLPDQAAAIEWCRQRNEQSIRCAMDVLAKYSRTDASIDEEVLRIEELAAAIRREKLNASVVVKLSALGGTLNREICIEKSRLICEKMRDLGVSFELDMEGQRMVNLTLEVAEECVRIAPVTVALQAYLRRTHADLIRMLDAGVKVRLVKGAYLGDIREFDLIAEVLKDLVEEIVDRNTPFSMATHDPDVIKWAKARAKDKGLIEFGFLKGLADQTKVSLAAEGWVVSEYVPFGKDKEGYESRRRAYLKTLDDLGRSPAP; encoded by the coding sequence ATGGAAGACCGCTGGGTCTTGCCTGATCAGGCCGCCGCGATCGAGTGGTGCAGGCAAAGGAACGAGCAAAGTATCCGATGCGCAATGGACGTTCTCGCCAAGTACTCGAGGACCGACGCCTCCATCGACGAGGAGGTCCTGCGGATCGAGGAGCTCGCCGCTGCGATCAGGAGAGAAAAGCTCAATGCCTCCGTCGTGGTCAAGCTCTCCGCTCTAGGGGGCACCCTGAACCGGGAGATCTGCATTGAAAAGTCCCGACTTATTTGTGAAAAAATGCGCGATCTCGGAGTGAGCTTCGAGCTGGATATGGAGGGGCAGAGGATGGTCAACCTCACTCTTGAGGTGGCGGAGGAGTGCGTCCGCATCGCGCCCGTCACTGTTGCCCTGCAGGCCTACCTGAGACGCACCCACGCCGATCTGATCAGGATGCTGGACGCCGGCGTGAAGGTCCGCCTGGTGAAGGGCGCCTACCTCGGGGACATCCGCGAGTTCGACCTCATCGCCGAGGTGCTCAAGGACCTGGTGGAGGAGATAGTGGACCGCAATACCCCCTTCAGTATGGCCACTCACGATCCCGATGTAATCAAATGGGCGAAGGCCCGGGCCAAGGACAAGGGCCTCATCGAGTTCGGGTTCCTGAAGGGCTTGGCGGACCAGACCAAGGTCTCCCTCGCCGCCGAGGGATGGGTCGTCTCGGAGTACGTCCCCTTCGGGAAGGATAAAGAAGGGTATGAGTCGAGGAGAAGGGCGTACCTCAAGACCCTCGACGACCTCGGGCGCTCCCCCGCCCCTTAA
- a CDS encoding SPL family radical SAM protein: MPSLESFEDGRPSYKCVECKSALSLSKLPGLNFAMNPYRGCAHGCAYCYAPYVMRVPMAEWTKVSVKENMPAVLAREVPRPGVVGLGTVTDPYQPLEKATCLTRRCLEVLRKAETATSVLTKSALVTRDLDILRRMKAVEVGITVTTIDDELGKALEPGASLQSERLRAARELVDAGVPTYIFLGPIIPLVTDDRLDDLISAIADTGVKRVMADRLNLRPGMGARITEALARADPSLAERAAPLLDDPGHYSSVMSRIEREGKARGLEVSRAF; the protein is encoded by the coding sequence ATGCCTAGCCTTGAATCGTTCGAGGACGGGCGGCCGAGCTACAAATGCGTGGAATGCAAGAGCGCGCTCTCGCTCTCGAAACTTCCGGGCCTGAACTTCGCCATGAACCCCTATCGCGGCTGCGCTCACGGCTGCGCATACTGCTACGCGCCGTACGTGATGAGAGTGCCCATGGCGGAGTGGACCAAGGTCTCGGTGAAGGAGAACATGCCGGCGGTGCTGGCCAGGGAGGTCCCCCGCCCCGGAGTGGTCGGGCTGGGCACTGTGACGGACCCGTACCAACCGCTGGAGAAGGCCACCTGCCTAACCCGCCGGTGCCTGGAGGTGCTCCGGAAGGCGGAGACGGCCACCAGCGTCCTGACCAAGAGCGCGCTGGTTACCAGGGACCTGGACATCCTCCGCCGGATGAAGGCGGTGGAGGTCGGGATAACCGTCACCACCATCGACGACGAGCTCGGGAAAGCGCTGGAGCCGGGGGCGTCCCTCCAATCGGAACGCCTGCGGGCGGCCAGGGAGCTGGTGGACGCGGGGGTGCCGACGTACATCTTCCTGGGGCCGATCATCCCGCTGGTGACCGACGACCGGCTGGACGACCTCATCTCCGCCATCGCGGACACCGGGGTGAAGAGGGTGATGGCGGACCGCCTGAACCTGCGGCCGGGAATGGGCGCCAGGATCACCGAGGCCCTGGCACGGGCCGACCCGTCCCTGGCCGAGAGGGCGGCGCCGCTGTTGGACGATCCCGGCCATTACTCATCGGTCATGAGCAGGATAGAACGGGAAGGGAAGGCCAGGGGGCTGGAGGTCTCGCGTGCCTTTTAA
- the crcB gene encoding fluoride efflux transporter CrcB, with the protein MEPVDIKLILLVATGGAIGSVLRYLVQGYLTRGDFPWGTFAVNIIGSFLISLIFFYLSQGTGLTPEFRAFMFIGIFGGFTTMSSFSLDTVALFIEGQWLWALGNIILNGGLCVIGAFLGRAVGLLLGGY; encoded by the coding sequence ATGGAGCCCGTCGACATCAAGCTGATCCTGCTCGTCGCAACGGGCGGCGCCATCGGCAGCGTGCTGCGCTATCTCGTGCAAGGATACCTCACCCGCGGTGATTTCCCATGGGGGACCTTCGCCGTCAACATCATCGGCAGCTTCCTGATATCGCTGATATTCTTCTACTTGTCCCAGGGAACAGGCCTGACACCCGAGTTCAGGGCGTTCATGTTCATCGGCATATTCGGCGGCTTCACTACGATGTCCTCATTCTCCCTCGATACGGTCGCACTATTCATCGAGGGACAATGGTTATGGGCCCTTGGGAACATCATTCTTAACGGGGGGCTGTGTGTGATCGGGGCGTTCCTGGGAAGAGCGGTCGGCCTCCTGCTGGGAGGCTATTGA
- a CDS encoding recombinase family protein produces the protein MRAAIYARVSTDDQAREGFSIPAQLKRLHAYCKAKGWDVAGEYVDDGYSGRDTDRPHYRRMMGDKDGWDVLLVLKMDRIHRNSRNFAQMMDDLGKWKKQFSSMQEKFDTTSAMGRFVMDIIQRIAQLESEQTGERVKVGMLQKAKKGLGHLGSPDPYGYEIVDGKLVVRDSEAGVVPYIYQSYMRGCTLDQIAQELNRREVPSKKGGAWSKQAVSRILRNPLYCGYIQWDGNLIHLDHYVLISPGAYDMVQEMMVERRRNSAGQSHHRLEAVEIG, from the coding sequence ATGCGCGCCGCCATCTACGCCAGGGTCTCCACTGACGACCAGGCCAGAGAAGGGTTCAGCATACCTGCCCAGCTGAAGCGCCTGCACGCTTACTGCAAGGCCAAGGGCTGGGACGTCGCCGGGGAATACGTTGACGATGGGTACTCTGGCCGCGATACCGACCGTCCCCACTATCGGCGCATGATGGGCGACAAGGACGGCTGGGACGTGCTGCTGGTCCTCAAGATGGATCGTATCCACAGGAACTCTCGCAACTTCGCCCAGATGATGGACGATCTCGGCAAATGGAAGAAGCAGTTCAGCTCTATGCAGGAGAAGTTCGACACCACCTCGGCCATGGGCCGGTTCGTCATGGACATCATCCAGCGCATCGCCCAGCTCGAATCGGAGCAGACCGGCGAGAGGGTCAAGGTCGGAATGCTCCAGAAGGCCAAGAAGGGCCTCGGGCACCTGGGCTCGCCGGATCCGTATGGATACGAGATCGTGGACGGCAAGCTGGTGGTGCGCGATTCCGAGGCCGGAGTGGTGCCATACATCTACCAGTCCTACATGAGGGGGTGCACCCTCGACCAGATCGCCCAGGAGCTGAACCGGAGGGAAGTGCCGTCGAAGAAGGGCGGGGCCTGGTCCAAGCAGGCGGTGAGCAGGATACTGCGCAACCCCTTATACTGCGGCTACATCCAGTGGGACGGCAACCTCATCCACCTGGACCATTACGTCCTCATCTCCCCGGGGGCCTACGACATGGTCCAGGAGATGATGGTGGAACGCAGGCGCAACAGCGCCGGCCAGTCGCACCACCGACTGGAGGCGGTGGAGATTGGTTAG
- a CDS encoding recombinase family protein, with the protein MVSAAIYIRVSTEEQAEEGYSLDAQQERLVAYCEAQGWDVAGIYADRGHTGRKISTREAYKRMMAEKDSWDTILVMKMDRIHRNSKNFIEMMDNLEKWGKKFTSMQEELDTSSAIGRFVVDMIQRIAQLESEQIGERTYAGMEQKATTGGLLGFYPPYGYKVEDNDLKIIEEEAAWVRYIFSSYLGGMTMCEIADAMNSNNFLTRQKKEWTKWSISRLLHNPAYAGYRRWDKVEVKSQHPAIIDLQTFIRVQELIASNVRDPRRRKVWSPPAGQ; encoded by the coding sequence TTGGTTAGCGCGGCCATCTATATCCGCGTCTCCACTGAGGAGCAGGCCGAGGAAGGCTACTCCCTGGACGCGCAGCAGGAGCGACTGGTAGCTTATTGCGAGGCGCAGGGCTGGGACGTTGCAGGGATCTACGCCGACCGGGGGCACACCGGACGGAAGATAAGCACCCGCGAAGCCTACAAGCGGATGATGGCCGAGAAGGACAGCTGGGACACCATCCTGGTAATGAAGATGGACCGTATCCACCGCAACTCCAAGAACTTCATCGAGATGATGGACAACCTGGAGAAATGGGGGAAGAAGTTCACCTCCATGCAGGAGGAGCTGGATACTTCCTCAGCCATAGGGCGCTTCGTGGTTGACATGATCCAGAGGATCGCCCAGCTCGAATCGGAGCAGATCGGCGAGCGTACCTACGCTGGCATGGAGCAGAAGGCCACCACCGGCGGCCTGCTGGGCTTTTATCCCCCCTACGGGTACAAGGTCGAGGACAACGATCTCAAGATCATCGAGGAGGAAGCGGCCTGGGTGAGGTACATCTTCAGCTCGTACCTCGGCGGGATGACCATGTGCGAGATCGCCGACGCGATGAACAGCAACAATTTCCTCACCAGGCAAAAGAAAGAGTGGACGAAGTGGTCCATCAGCCGCCTCCTTCACAACCCCGCCTACGCCGGCTACCGCCGCTGGGACAAAGTGGAGGTGAAGTCTCAGCACCCCGCCATAATCGACCTTCAGACGTTCATCCGGGTGCAGGAGCTTATCGCCTCGAACGTCCGCGACCCCCGGCGCCGAAAGGTGTGGTCACCCCCGGCCGGGCAGTGA
- a CDS encoding MBL fold metallo-hydrolase — protein sequence MVTFSFIARMPDDPGALHRAAEIIKSHGGNIHRVDYDRRIDPHVVFWEIDADEGAPELIKQDLQKIGYLQTSLATLRFLKFHVYLPDKAGMLFDFLGYTTGAGANIAFLDFDTKGKHPGALTVALTLDNDAVANSLLEQLKLRYRLEILEYDVTGKKLDDTVFYLRFAQEIRELIGEAGDEFLMNLLHDANHIAQELTSQGKDPKVVFDSILRSGRTLQQTRGPGFYADVQRIKLSPEAQVLCFQLPCGGSVYIVESKGEMVMIDSGFGIYHHEIMDMLTAYGLDLSGLKRIYMTHADADHAGGGGFFDVPTVMHPGSQEIIRYSNRAYGSKMEGSILGAVYTTLINLFSGFNPPTNVEVLSAAPSGEMCGLPVLGEFTVGGLKFKVLESLGGHQHGHLFFLCEDEGLLFTGDCLINFGSFTEEREKFATLATILMNSVNVDSERASKERKCLLGIAKDLDAKLGTGGKRLLICGGHGAVSTLESGKLTTFGEVMRYAPDPSLYPARGA from the coding sequence TTGGTAACGTTCTCTTTCATCGCCCGCATGCCCGACGATCCCGGCGCGCTTCATCGTGCTGCAGAGATCATCAAGAGCCACGGCGGCAACATCCACCGAGTGGACTACGACCGGCGCATCGATCCCCACGTTGTCTTCTGGGAGATCGACGCCGACGAGGGCGCTCCGGAGCTTATCAAGCAGGACCTCCAGAAGATAGGATACCTGCAGACCTCCCTGGCGACCCTCCGGTTCCTGAAGTTCCACGTGTACCTTCCGGACAAGGCGGGCATGCTGTTCGATTTCCTCGGCTACACCACCGGGGCGGGCGCCAACATAGCCTTCCTCGACTTCGACACCAAGGGCAAGCACCCCGGCGCACTGACGGTCGCCCTAACGCTGGACAACGACGCGGTGGCCAACTCCCTCCTAGAACAGCTCAAGCTCCGCTATCGCCTGGAGATCCTGGAGTACGACGTCACCGGCAAGAAGCTCGATGACACCGTCTTCTACCTCCGCTTCGCGCAGGAGATCCGCGAGCTGATCGGCGAGGCGGGTGACGAGTTCCTGATGAACCTGCTGCACGACGCCAACCACATCGCGCAGGAGCTGACGTCGCAGGGCAAAGATCCCAAGGTGGTCTTTGATTCCATCCTCCGCTCCGGACGCACCCTCCAGCAGACCCGGGGGCCCGGCTTCTACGCCGATGTCCAGCGCATCAAGCTCTCCCCGGAGGCCCAGGTGCTGTGCTTCCAGCTCCCCTGCGGCGGCTCAGTGTACATCGTGGAATCGAAAGGAGAGATGGTGATGATCGATTCCGGGTTCGGCATATACCACCACGAGATAATGGACATGCTCACCGCCTACGGCCTGGACCTGTCCGGCCTGAAGCGCATCTACATGACCCATGCGGACGCGGACCACGCTGGCGGGGGAGGGTTCTTCGATGTCCCCACGGTGATGCACCCGGGGAGCCAGGAGATCATAAGATACTCCAACCGCGCCTACGGGTCCAAGATGGAGGGCTCCATTCTCGGCGCCGTGTACACCACTCTCATCAATTTGTTCTCCGGGTTCAATCCCCCCACCAATGTGGAGGTCCTTTCCGCCGCGCCCAGCGGCGAGATGTGCGGCCTCCCGGTCCTCGGCGAGTTCACGGTCGGGGGCCTGAAGTTCAAGGTGCTGGAGAGCCTCGGCGGCCACCAGCACGGGCACCTGTTCTTTCTGTGCGAGGACGAGGGGCTGCTGTTCACCGGCGACTGCCTCATCAACTTCGGCTCGTTCACCGAGGAGAGGGAGAAGTTCGCCACCCTGGCCACAATTCTCATGAACTCCGTCAACGTGGACAGCGAGCGCGCCTCCAAGGAACGCAAGTGCCTCTTGGGGATCGCCAAGGACCTCGACGCCAAGCTCGGCACCGGGGGCAAGAGGCTGCTGATCTGCGGCGGGCACGGGGCGGTGTCTACTCTGGAGAGCGGCAAGCTTACCACGTTCGGCGAGGTCATGCGCTACGCCCCGGACCCGTCCCTCTATCCCGCCCGGGGCGCATGA
- the thsB gene encoding thermosome subunit beta, protein MAYSLGQGQPIIVLKEGTERTKNKEAQANNIAAARAIADAVRSTLGPKGMDKMLVDTLGDVVITNDGVTILKEIDVQHPAAKMVVEVAKTQDAECGDGTTTSVVVAGELLKKAEALIDQNIHPTVIANGYRLAAAKAVELLNDIAVDAKGDATLKKVAMTAMTGKSVGASRDYLADLAVKAVKSVNEKRDGKDFVDIDNIKVETKTGGAIADTELINGLVIDKEKVHPRMPKKVEKAKIAIISSALEIKKTEVEAKIQIRDPASMQRFLDEEENTLKNMVEKIKAAGANVVFCQKGMDDLVQHYLAKAGIYACRRLRESDMEKVAKATGGNVVGNLDSLSKSDLGTADAVEERKIAEEAMTFITGCKNPKAISIIIRGGTKHVIDEVERALHDALRVVGVAVEDGKVVAGGGAAEIELSMKLADFASSVGGREQLAIEAFAEAMEVIPWAIAENAGLDPIDLVIQLKNAHEAKKKGASAMGIDLATGEPANMLDANVIEPLRVKTQAIESATEVAGMILRIDDVIASKKGPAMPGGPGGMPGGMPGGMPGMM, encoded by the coding sequence ATGGCATATTCTCTAGGACAAGGCCAACCGATCATTGTGCTGAAAGAAGGCACAGAGCGCACCAAGAACAAGGAAGCGCAGGCCAACAACATCGCTGCTGCCCGCGCTATCGCTGACGCGGTACGCTCCACCTTGGGGCCCAAGGGCATGGACAAGATGCTCGTGGACACTCTGGGAGATGTTGTGATCACCAACGATGGCGTCACCATCCTGAAGGAGATCGACGTCCAGCACCCCGCGGCCAAGATGGTCGTGGAGGTCGCCAAGACCCAGGATGCCGAGTGCGGCGACGGGACCACCACCTCTGTTGTAGTGGCCGGCGAACTGCTCAAGAAGGCCGAGGCCCTCATTGACCAGAACATCCACCCCACCGTCATCGCCAACGGGTACAGGCTCGCCGCGGCCAAGGCCGTGGAGCTGCTGAACGACATCGCTGTTGATGCCAAGGGCGACGCGACCCTGAAGAAGGTCGCCATGACCGCCATGACCGGCAAGTCCGTCGGCGCTTCCAGGGACTACCTGGCCGACCTCGCCGTGAAGGCCGTGAAGTCCGTCAACGAGAAGAGAGACGGCAAGGACTTCGTTGACATTGACAACATCAAGGTGGAGACCAAGACCGGCGGCGCTATCGCCGACACCGAGCTCATCAACGGCCTGGTGATCGACAAGGAGAAGGTCCACCCCAGGATGCCCAAGAAGGTCGAGAAGGCCAAGATCGCCATCATCTCTTCCGCTCTTGAGATCAAGAAGACCGAGGTCGAGGCCAAGATCCAGATCCGCGACCCTGCTTCCATGCAGCGCTTCCTCGACGAGGAGGAGAACACCCTGAAGAACATGGTCGAGAAGATCAAGGCCGCCGGCGCCAACGTGGTGTTCTGCCAGAAGGGCATGGACGACCTGGTCCAGCACTACCTGGCCAAGGCGGGTATCTACGCCTGCCGCCGCCTCAGGGAGTCGGACATGGAGAAGGTCGCCAAGGCCACCGGCGGCAACGTCGTGGGCAACCTGGACTCCCTCTCCAAGAGCGACCTCGGGACCGCCGACGCCGTTGAGGAGAGGAAGATCGCTGAGGAGGCCATGACCTTCATCACCGGCTGCAAGAACCCCAAGGCCATCAGCATCATCATCCGCGGCGGCACCAAGCACGTTATCGACGAGGTCGAGCGCGCTCTGCACGACGCCCTGAGGGTCGTTGGCGTTGCCGTTGAGGACGGAAAGGTCGTCGCCGGCGGCGGCGCTGCCGAGATCGAGCTGTCCATGAAGCTGGCCGACTTCGCTTCGTCCGTGGGCGGCCGCGAGCAGCTCGCCATCGAGGCCTTCGCCGAGGCCATGGAGGTCATCCCCTGGGCTATCGCCGAGAACGCTGGGCTTGACCCCATCGACCTGGTCATCCAGCTCAAGAACGCCCACGAGGCCAAGAAGAAGGGCGCCTCCGCCATGGGCATCGACCTGGCCACCGGCGAGCCGGCCAACATGCTGGACGCCAACGTCATCGAGCCCCTGAGGGTCAAGACCCAGGCCATCGAGTCCGCGACCGAGGTCGCCGGCATGATCCTGAGGATCGACGACGTTATCGCTTCCAAGAAGGGACCCGCCATGCCCGGTGGGCCCGGCGGCATGCCTGGCGGGATGCCCGGCGGCATGCCTGGCATGATGTAA